A region from the Arachis ipaensis cultivar K30076 chromosome B01, Araip1.1, whole genome shotgun sequence genome encodes:
- the LOC107632748 gene encoding phospholipase D alpha 1, with the protein MEPQLLHGTMDATIILSGFQNIEKLIMYIESGDRVEDTGRKADHRGFYAAIYLDGMLMRISRRINIQDCVNLNTNIRWQEKFYFHCAHKAHHIIFSIHLNEPQTMGSSDSIAKAKLPARRFIDGGRYEGTLSLNNFYQLRMNVKVQFSAATRLQEVTESSVFGEVPRTFFRQRNGCKATLYQDAHVPNDFAPRILLNGVETYEAQRCWEDMFDAINKAKKFIYIAGWSLETDITLIRDTSSILSDEINTRLGELLQRKAQEPQDVKVLLLLWEDLTNISSGSGGHMKTFCKKTREYFRGSGVHCVLCSRPLGYSHHQKIVVVDSDFPGDNDRRRIVSFIGGFDLSHGRYDTPTHSLFRTLNAEHSQDFHQPCFPGSSIEKGGPREPWHDVHCKLEGPVVKDVYDTFVERCMKEGIKEGILFPKQEFENVIDHSCDVKDADMWNVQLFRSIDDSTTCGLPNTPEGFAGAGLVRRNGRIIDRSIQDAYIDAIRRAERFIYIENQYFVGSGFDWKDDYGNKIDHVDCLNLIPKEISLKIVSKIKAKQDFAVYVVVPMWPEPSPYDSYVKRILYYQRRTMEMMYKDITQALNRENKTEEDLKRYLSFFCLGNREKEDERKEEEEQKENKDNDYMNAQKARRFMIYVHSKMMIVDDKYIIIGSANMNERSMNGGRDTEIAMGAYQPIVTKPGGDATATATGEIRDFRKSLWYEHLNVQDHRFLEPEKEDCIRRVNELAQGNWNAYSSSTVTDLSGHLLCYPVKISANNGTITELPGSLGFFPDTKARVLPDKSPGGLINEKC; encoded by the exons ATGGAACCGCAGCTGCTACATGGGACTATGGACGCAACCATTATTCTTTCGGGGTTCCAAAATATCGAGAAGCTTATCATG TATATAGAAAGCGGTGATCGTGTGGAGGACACCGGTCGTAAAGCGGACCATAGGGGATTCTATGCAGCCATTTATCTGGATGGAATGCTCATGAGAATAAGCAGGCGTATAAATATACAAGATTGTGTCAACCTAAATACTAATATCAGGTGGCAGGAGAAGTTTTACTTTCATTGTGCCCATAAGGCTCATCACATCATTTTCAGCATCCACCTTAACGAACCGCAAACTATGGGTTCAAGTGATTCAATTGCAAAAGCAAAACTGCCCGCTCGGCGGTTCATCGATGGTGGTCGATATGAAGGGACGCTTTCTCTTAATAATTTTTATCAACTTCGGATGAACGTGAAGGTGCAGTTTTCTGCTGCTACACGGCTGCAAGAAGTCACCGAAAGTAGTGTATTTGGTGAAGTTCCTCGCACGTTCTTCCGACAGAGGAACGGATGCAAG GCTACTCTTTACCAAGACGCTCATGTCCCAAATGATTTTGCTCCAAGAATATTGCTTAATGGAGTTGAGACTTACGAGGCTCAAAGATGCTGGGAGGACATGTTTGATGCAATCAATAAAGCGAAAAAGTTCATATATATTGCTGGCTGGTCTTTGGAGACTGATATAACCCTCATAAGGGATACAAGTAGTATTCTAAGTGACGAAATAAATACACGACTTGGTGAGCTGCTCCAGAGAAAGGCACAGGAACCTCAGGATGTGAAGGTCCTACTGCTTCTTTGGGAGGATCTAACAAACATTTCGTCTGGCAGTGGTGGCCACATGAAAACTTTCTGCAAAAAAACCCGAGAGTATTTTCGGGGCAGTGGTGTTCACTGTGTTTTATGCTCTCGTCCTCTTGGATACTCTCATCACCAAAAAATTGTGGTGGTGGATAGTGATTTTCCCGGTGATAATGACAGAAGAAGAATAGTGAGTTTTATTGGGGGTTTCGATCTCTCTCATGGTAGATACGATACTCCAACCCATTCACTTTTTAGAACCTTGAATGCTGAACACAGTCAAGATTTTCACCAACCCTGCTTTCCCGGCTCTTCAATAGAAAAAGGTGGTCCAAGGGAACCGTGGCATGACGTGCACTGTAAGCTTGAAGGCCCTGTTGTGAAGGATGTTTACGACACCTTTGTGGAGAGATGTATGAAGGAAGGTATTAAAGAGGGAATACTTTTTCCGAAACAAGAATTTGAAAATGTCATTGATCACTCCTGCGACGTAAAAGATGCTGACATGTGGAATGTTCAATTATTCAGATCTATTGATGATTCAACTACTTGTGGGTTACCAAACACTCCTGAAGGTTTTGCCGGAGCTGGTCTTGTTAGAAGGAACGGTAGAATCATAGATCGTAGCATTCAAGATGCCTATATTGATGCTATTAGGCGTGCAGAAAGATTCATTTATATTGAGAATCAGTATTTTGTAGGAAGTGGTTTTGACTGGAAAGATGACTATGGCAACAAAATTGATCACGTGGATTGTTTGAATCTCATTCCAAAGGAGATTTCACTTAAAATTGTTAGCAAGATTAAAGCTAAGCAAGACTTCGCTGTGTATGTTGTGGTTCCAATGTGGCCAGAGCCTTCCCCATATGATTCTTATGTTAAGCGAATTTTGTATTACCAGAGGAGGACAATGGAGATGATGTACAAGGACATTACTCAAGCACTCAATAGGGAGAACAAAACTGAAGAAGATCTTAAAAGATATTTGTCTTTCTTCTGTCTTGGAAACCGAGAGAAGGAGGATGAGAGGAAAGAAGAGGAGGAGCAGAAG gagaatAAAGATAATGATTACATGAACGCGCAAAAAGCTAGGCGATTCATGATTTATGTGCATTCGAAGATGATGATAG TGGATGATAAATACATAATCATTGGATCTGCTAATATGAACGAGAGATCAATGAATGGTGGAAGAGACACCGAAATTGCTATGGGAGCTTATCAACCCATTGTGACTAAGCCTGGTGGTGATGCTACTGCAACTGCAACGGGTGAGATCCGTGATTTTCGCAAATCACTTTGGTACGAGCACCTTAACGTGCAAGATCACAGATTCCTCGAGCCTGAAAAAGAAGATTGCATTAGAAGGGTGAACGAACTTGCTCAAGGAAATTGGAACGCGTATTCTTCTTCAACTGTGACTGACCTTTCTGGTCACCTGCTCTGCTATCCTGTTAAAATTTCTGCCAATAATGGAACTATCACAGAGCTTCCAGGATCTCTTGGTTTCTTTCCGGACACTAAGGCCCGTGTTCTACCTGATAAAAGCCCTGGTGGACTGATAAATGAGAAGTGCTAG
- the LOC107631919 gene encoding F-box protein At4g35930: protein MGKASPKERNWKANKGKRQLRSSGNKYLKPGTLAQLRINKSSSTLVSSSSSASSAANGCTDLGKKRVAVLSSRKAQIGGDVGNEGKVFDKSPQMLSPVNSVKQSGFLGTPKTPRIEDCLSESRLEGLPMDLLVKILCNLHHDQLRAVFHVSRRIRKAVVIARQFYFNYTTPDRSRQEMLSTMTPRPIEHWPFLCKVDGKGVRIASPHTPKAPRHGPRPLSRLRLSEMRQVAAVLFREKGKEPAFPSRCLVPSVIAKPLCKSLASNRVLFYEDELCQAVAQNKLL from the exons ATGGGAAAGGCATCTCCGAAGGAGAGGAATTGGAAGGCTAATAAAGGGAAGAGGCAGTTGAGGAGCTCGGGGAACAAGTACCTGAAGCCAGGAACTCTAGCTCAGCTTCGGATCAATAAGTCCTCTTCGACGTTGGTGTCGTCGTCGTCGTCAGCCTCCAGTGCTGCAAATGGCTGCACTGATCTTGGGAAGAAGAGGGTGGCGGTGTTGAGTTCAAGGAAGGCGCAGATTGGAGGTGATGTGGGGAATGAGGGCAAGGTGTTTGATAAAAGTCCCCAGATGCTGTCCCCTGTGAATTCGGTAAAGCAGAGTGGTTTCCTGGGAACACCAAAGACTCCTCGGATTGAGGATTGCTTATCAGAGTCTCGCCTTGAGGGTCTTCCCATGGATTTGTTG GTTAAAATACTATGCAACCTGCATCATGACCAGCTGAGGGCTGTCTTCCATGTTTCTCGGAGAATTAGAAAAGCG GTTGTGATTGCAAGACAGTTTTACTTCAATTATACTACACCAGATCGCTCTCGGCAAGAGATGTTAAGTACCATGACTCCCCGTCCTATTGAGCATTGGCCTTTTCTGTG CAAGGTTGATGGGAAGGGAGTGAGGATTGCAAGCCCACATACACCTAAAGCACCAAGACATGGGCCCCGACCACTGTCTCGCCTTAGACTTTCTGAGATGCGACAGGTTGCTGCTGTTCTTTTCCGGGAGAAGGGAAAGGAACCAGCTTTCCCTTCTCGTTGTTTGGTACCATCAGTTATAGCAAAGCCCCTATGCAAGTCCTTGGCTTCTAATAGAGTTCTCTTCTACGAGGACGAACTATGCCAGGCTGTTGCTCAGAACAAACTTCTCTAG